A single genomic interval of Peribacillus sp. FSL H8-0477 harbors:
- a CDS encoding cysteine desulfurase yields the protein MNPYEIRKLFPILNQEVNGHQLVYLDSAATSQKPASVIETIEEYYRGYNSNVHRGVHTLGTKATDAYEGAREKVRKFINAASTEEIIFTKGTTASLNMVARSYGGANLSAGDEIVISYMEHHSNIIPWQQIAKQTGATLKYLPLQEDGTISLDDVRSTITDSTKIVSIMQVSNVLGVINPVKEIAEIAHQHGAVMVVDGAQSTPHLKVDVRDLDCDFFAFSSHKMVGPTGIGVLYGKKALLENMEPVEFGGEMIDFVGLQESTWKELPWKFEGGTPIIAGAIGLGAAIDFLEEIGMENIEAHEHKLTAYAMKKMSAVEGLTIFGPVDPEKRAGVVTFNLDEVHPHDVATVLDAEGIAVRAGHHCAQPLMKWLNVSSTARASFYLYNTEEDVDKLVDGLVKTKEYFSNVF from the coding sequence ATGAACCCATACGAAATTCGTAAGCTATTCCCAATATTAAATCAAGAAGTGAACGGACATCAGCTGGTATATCTAGATAGTGCGGCTACATCACAAAAACCAGCTTCTGTGATTGAAACCATTGAAGAATATTACCGGGGGTATAATTCCAATGTCCACCGTGGAGTCCATACTCTTGGAACAAAAGCTACGGATGCGTATGAAGGGGCACGTGAAAAGGTAAGAAAATTCATAAATGCAGCCTCGACGGAAGAAATTATTTTCACAAAGGGAACAACTGCATCTTTAAATATGGTAGCAAGAAGCTACGGAGGCGCCAACCTTTCTGCTGGCGATGAAATTGTGATCTCCTATATGGAACATCATAGTAACATTATTCCTTGGCAGCAAATTGCAAAGCAAACAGGTGCGACACTCAAGTATTTGCCTCTTCAAGAGGACGGAACAATTTCGTTAGATGATGTTAGGTCAACCATAACTGATTCCACAAAAATTGTTTCTATTATGCAAGTGTCAAATGTACTTGGGGTAATTAATCCAGTTAAAGAAATAGCCGAAATAGCTCATCAGCATGGTGCGGTTATGGTGGTTGACGGTGCTCAAAGTACACCGCATCTAAAGGTAGATGTTCGTGATTTGGATTGTGACTTCTTTGCTTTTTCAAGTCATAAAATGGTTGGACCAACTGGGATAGGTGTTTTATACGGTAAAAAAGCACTCTTAGAAAACATGGAACCGGTAGAATTTGGCGGTGAAATGATTGACTTTGTCGGCTTGCAGGAATCTACTTGGAAAGAGCTTCCGTGGAAGTTCGAAGGTGGAACCCCGATTATTGCAGGAGCAATCGGCCTCGGTGCAGCTATTGATTTCCTTGAAGAAATTGGTATGGAAAATATTGAAGCTCATGAACATAAACTGACAGCATACGCAATGAAAAAAATGTCTGCAGTGGAAGGTTTGACTATATTTGGACCAGTTGATCCTGAAAAACGTGCGGGAGTGGTTACTTTTAATCTTGATGAAGTTCACCCGCATGACGTTGCAACCGTATTGGATGCAGAAGGAATCGCTGTTCGGGCAGGTCACCACTGTGCACAGCCATTAATGAAGTGGCTGAATGTTTCTTCTACTGCGCGTGCCAGCTTTTACCTCTACAATACGGAGGAAGATGTTGATAAGCTTGTAGATGGGCTTGTCAAAACAAAGGAGTATTTCAGTAATGTCTTTTAA
- the sufD gene encoding Fe-S cluster assembly protein SufD, which yields MTTVTKLSVEKEYINTYSQQNNEPAWLTEQRIQAFDGLDAIPMPKPDKTKIDNWNFTNFSSHVVKSEAYASFDELPEAVKPLINLEENNNLYIQRNNTPAFFSLSEELKAQGVIFTDLFTAAREHSELVEKYFMKSGVKADEHRLAALHAALVNGGAFLYVPKNVEVKQPIQAIFIQDNPDTTLFNHVLIVAEDNSNVTYVENYISTVDSNQGVANIITEVIANANAHVAFGAVDTLSAGFTTYVNRRGVAGRDARIEWALGLMNDGHTISDNTTYLMGDGSFGDTKSVVVGRGEQKQNFTTQIIHYGLRSEGYILKHGVVKDNSTIIFNGIGKIEHGASKANAEQESRVLILSEKARGDANPILLIEEDDVTAGHAASVGRVDPLQLYYLMSRGITKQDAERLVITGFLAPVVNQLPVEGVKKQLAEVIERKVR from the coding sequence ATGACTACCGTAACAAAACTATCAGTTGAAAAAGAGTACATCAACACTTACTCACAACAAAATAATGAACCGGCTTGGCTTACTGAGCAACGTATTCAAGCATTTGATGGACTTGATGCTATTCCAATGCCTAAGCCTGATAAAACGAAGATCGATAATTGGAATTTCACTAACTTTAGTTCGCATGTAGTGAAAAGTGAAGCATACGCTTCCTTTGACGAGCTTCCTGAAGCGGTAAAACCACTTATTAATTTAGAAGAAAATAACAATTTATATATTCAACGTAATAATACGCCTGCATTCTTCAGTCTTTCTGAAGAATTAAAAGCTCAAGGTGTCATTTTTACGGATTTATTTACAGCTGCCCGTGAACACAGTGAATTAGTTGAAAAGTATTTCATGAAATCTGGTGTTAAGGCTGACGAACATCGTCTAGCAGCCCTTCATGCAGCTTTAGTAAATGGTGGAGCGTTCCTTTATGTTCCAAAAAATGTTGAAGTGAAACAGCCGATCCAAGCGATCTTCATTCAAGATAACCCGGATACAACACTCTTCAACCATGTATTAATTGTTGCTGAAGATAATAGTAATGTAACGTATGTAGAAAACTACATTTCAACTGTAGATTCTAATCAAGGTGTTGCAAACATTATTACTGAAGTTATCGCTAATGCAAATGCTCATGTTGCTTTTGGAGCTGTTGATACATTATCAGCTGGTTTTACGACTTATGTAAACCGCCGTGGTGTAGCTGGCCGTGATGCACGTATTGAGTGGGCACTAGGTCTGATGAATGATGGCCATACTATTTCTGATAACACGACTTACCTTATGGGCGATGGTTCATTCGGAGATACAAAAAGTGTTGTAGTCGGCCGTGGAGAACAAAAACAAAACTTCACGACTCAAATCATTCATTACGGATTACGTTCTGAAGGGTATATCTTGAAGCACGGTGTTGTAAAAGACAATTCAACCATTATCTTTAATGGAATTGGTAAAATTGAACATGGTGCATCTAAAGCAAACGCTGAGCAAGAGTCACGTGTCTTAATCCTTAGTGAAAAAGCACGCGGTGATGCAAATCCGATTCTTCTTATTGAAGAAGATGATGTAACTGCCGGCCATGCTGCATCTGTTGGTCGTGTTGACCCATTACAGCTTTATTATTTAATGAGCCGCGGTATTACTAAGCAAGATGCTGAACGCTTAGTTATTACTGGATTCCTTGCACCAGTTGTTAATCAATTGCCTGTTGAAGGCGTTAAGAAACAATTGGCTGAGGTAATCGAAAGGAAAGTTAGATAA
- the sufU gene encoding Fe-S cluster assembly sulfur transfer protein SufU has product MSFNNLDTLYRQVIMDHYKKPRNKGILNDGNLTIDMNNPTCGDRIRLTMKVENGIVVDTKFDGDGCSISMSSASMMTQAVKGKDIETALNMSKTFSEMIQGKEYDDSLDLGDIEALQGVSKFPARIKCATLAWKAMEKGLKEQ; this is encoded by the coding sequence ATGTCTTTTAATAACTTAGATACACTCTACCGACAGGTCATTATGGATCACTATAAAAAGCCCCGTAATAAAGGGATTCTTAATGATGGTAACTTGACCATAGATATGAATAATCCAACCTGCGGCGACCGAATTCGTTTAACGATGAAGGTTGAAAATGGAATCGTAGTAGACACTAAGTTTGACGGTGATGGCTGCTCTATTTCTATGAGTTCTGCTTCTATGATGACGCAGGCCGTAAAGGGTAAAGATATTGAGACGGCTCTGAACATGTCGAAAACATTTTCGGAAATGATTCAGGGAAAAGAGTATGACGATAGTCTCGATCTTGGAGATATTGAAGCATTACAAGGTGTTTCTAAATTCCCGGCACGAATTAAATGTGCTACTTTAGCTTGGAAAGCGATGGAAAAGGGATTAAAGGAACAGTAA
- a CDS encoding carboxymuconolactone decarboxylase family protein: protein MTSEPVNPTEEALYEFKHGMGVFTQKMPEIAGPYNDFAKACFKEGQITQKGKQLIALGISLYAQDEYCIIYHLKGCIDNGASETEIMEAVGVTGAFGGGAALSQGVTLVQEALDDLLR, encoded by the coding sequence ATGACAAGCGAACCTGTTAATCCGACTGAAGAAGCCCTATATGAATTCAAACATGGAATGGGTGTTTTTACACAAAAGATGCCAGAAATCGCAGGTCCTTACAATGATTTTGCGAAAGCCTGTTTCAAGGAAGGCCAAATTACTCAAAAGGGAAAACAATTAATAGCTTTAGGAATCAGTCTGTACGCACAGGATGAATATTGTATTATTTATCATTTAAAGGGTTGTATTGATAATGGAGCATCCGAAACGGAAATTATGGAAGCTGTTGGAGTAACTGGTGCATTTGGAGGCGGAGCTGCACTTAGTCAGGGAGTTACGCTTGTTCAGGAAGCATTGGACGATTTATTACGGTGA
- a CDS encoding sulfite exporter TauE/SafE family protein has product MVWIVLAAIGLTAGIIGALVGLGGGIIIVPALLFLAGSTDLLGNLTPQRAVGVSTVIMIFTGLSSTLAYLKKKTGDYKAGLIFFAGSGPGGIIGAFANKSLQIAAFSLYFGSFVILISLVLLVKDQLKPVVFKEGKHKITKTINQDGQAYTYGYHPILAVFLSFGVGFCSGLFGIGGGSLMVPAMMLLFFFPPHVAVATSMFMVFLSSITNSITHIYLGNVIWPYVLALIPGAWFGAKLGVMINSRLTGKSLATLLKAVLIIIGLRLIINGITG; this is encoded by the coding sequence ATGGTATGGATAGTGTTAGCTGCAATTGGGTTAACCGCCGGGATTATTGGGGCATTGGTCGGACTTGGAGGCGGGATTATCATAGTCCCTGCGCTGCTTTTTCTTGCGGGCTCAACTGACCTTCTTGGAAATTTAACTCCTCAGCGTGCAGTGGGCGTATCGACAGTTATTATGATCTTTACGGGACTTTCGTCGACACTTGCTTACTTAAAAAAGAAAACAGGTGACTACAAAGCTGGATTGATATTCTTTGCGGGCAGCGGCCCCGGTGGTATCATTGGTGCATTTGCGAACAAAAGCTTGCAGATAGCTGCCTTTTCTCTTTATTTTGGCAGCTTTGTGATTTTAATTTCATTGGTACTCTTAGTAAAGGATCAACTAAAACCGGTTGTTTTTAAGGAAGGGAAGCATAAGATAACAAAAACCATCAATCAAGATGGGCAAGCATATACGTATGGCTATCATCCAATCCTAGCTGTCTTCCTTTCGTTTGGTGTTGGTTTCTGTTCCGGTCTATTTGGAATAGGCGGAGGTTCTTTGATGGTTCCAGCTATGATGCTGCTGTTTTTCTTTCCGCCGCATGTGGCAGTTGCTACGTCCATGTTTATGGTATTTCTTTCGTCGATTACAAATTCCATTACGCATATTTATCTTGGAAATGTCATCTGGCCGTATGTACTGGCACTTATTCCAGGTGCATGGTTTGGAGCGAAACTCGGAGTTATGATTAATTCACGTTTAACAGGTAAATCATTAGCAACATTATTGAAGGCTGTGCTCATCATTATTGGTCTCCGCCTAATAATCAACGGAATAACAGGATAG
- the sufC gene encoding Fe-S cluster assembly ATPase SufC, translating into MSASTLTIKDLHVSIEGKEILKGVNLEVKGGEIHAIMGPNGTGKSTLSAAIMGHPKYEVTSGSISFDGEDVLDMEVDERARVGLFLAMQYPSEISGVTNAEFLRSAINARREEGDEISLMKFIRQMDKQMEFLEMSEDMSQRYLNEGFSGGEKKRNEILQLMMIQPKIAILDEIDSGLDIDALKVVSKGINEMRGEDFGCLIITHYQRLLNYITPDFVHVMMQGRVVKSGGPELAARLESEGYDWIKQELGIEDETVGQEA; encoded by the coding sequence ATGTCAGCTTCAACTTTAACAATTAAGGATCTTCATGTCTCTATCGAGGGCAAAGAAATTTTAAAAGGTGTAAACCTTGAAGTAAAAGGTGGAGAAATCCACGCAATCATGGGACCAAATGGTACAGGTAAATCAACACTTTCTGCCGCAATTATGGGCCATCCCAAATATGAAGTAACAAGCGGAAGTATTTCGTTTGACGGCGAAGATGTATTGGATATGGAAGTAGATGAACGTGCACGTGTAGGGTTATTCCTTGCTATGCAATATCCAAGTGAAATCAGCGGTGTTACAAATGCTGAATTCCTTCGTTCTGCTATTAACGCACGTCGTGAAGAAGGCGACGAAATTTCATTAATGAAATTTATCCGCCAAATGGATAAACAAATGGAATTCCTTGAAATGTCTGAAGATATGTCACAACGTTATCTTAATGAAGGATTCTCAGGCGGAGAGAAAAAACGTAACGAGATTCTTCAATTAATGATGATTCAACCTAAAATCGCTATTCTTGATGAAATTGACTCTGGTCTGGATATTGATGCACTTAAAGTCGTTTCAAAAGGCATAAATGAAATGCGCGGAGAAGATTTCGGCTGCTTAATCATTACACATTACCAACGTCTGTTAAATTATATAACTCCTGATTTCGTACACGTAATGATGCAAGGACGTGTCGTTAAATCTGGCGGTCCTGAGCTTGCTGCACGCTTAGAATCTGAAGGATATGACTGGATTAAACAAGAACTGGGCATCGAAGACGAAACTGTTGGCCAAGAAGCGTAA
- a CDS encoding DUF72 domain-containing protein yields MIYIGVTGWGDHDGLYGDKLSPRKKLLEYGSHFPTVEVDASFYAVQPERNSKKWVAETPQGFQFVVKAYQGMTTHTRGEIPFQSKKEMFDAFHASLNAYQSAGKLAMVLFQFPPWFDCTRENVEYLRWCRAEMANVPVSLEFRNQSWFTGERREQTLDFMEREGWIHSICDEPQSGEGSIPIVLQSTNKEKTLVRFHGRNVYGWKKPSSGNWREVRYLYKYNHVELQEWVTRLRILEKQSKDIYVLFNNNSGGDAAGNAKEMIELLNIEYEGLAPKQLDFF; encoded by the coding sequence ATGATTTACATTGGTGTAACAGGCTGGGGAGATCATGATGGGTTATATGGGGACAAGCTGTCCCCCCGGAAAAAGCTGCTTGAATATGGTTCGCATTTTCCAACCGTTGAAGTGGATGCTTCCTTTTATGCTGTACAGCCGGAAAGGAATTCGAAAAAGTGGGTTGCCGAAACACCTCAAGGATTTCAATTTGTTGTAAAAGCCTATCAAGGGATGACAACTCATACCCGTGGAGAAATTCCTTTTCAAAGTAAAAAGGAAATGTTTGATGCTTTTCATGCCTCTTTAAATGCCTATCAATCAGCTGGAAAGCTTGCTATGGTCCTTTTTCAGTTTCCACCTTGGTTTGACTGCACTCGTGAAAATGTTGAGTATCTTCGATGGTGTCGAGCAGAAATGGCCAATGTACCTGTCAGTTTAGAATTTCGAAACCAGAGTTGGTTTACAGGAGAGAGACGTGAACAAACATTGGATTTTATGGAACGAGAGGGCTGGATCCATTCTATATGTGATGAACCTCAATCTGGAGAAGGTTCTATCCCGATTGTCCTTCAATCGACCAATAAGGAAAAGACACTTGTCCGTTTTCACGGTCGAAATGTCTATGGATGGAAAAAGCCTTCCTCAGGAAATTGGCGGGAAGTCCGTTATCTCTATAAATACAATCATGTAGAGTTACAGGAGTGGGTAACACGTTTGAGAATTCTCGAAAAACAGAGCAAGGACATATATGTGCTGTTCAATAATAATTCTGGTGGAGATGCGGCAGGCAATGCAAAGGAAATGATAGAATTATTAAATATAGAGTATGAGGGGCTGGCACCAAAACAGCTCGATTTCTTTTAG
- a CDS encoding MetQ/NlpA family ABC transporter substrate-binding protein, which translates to MKKIVSFALILVLTFALAACGNDDSKGGKDSVELVVGASNVPHAEILEKAQPLLEEKGIELKIETFQDYVLPNKALEQKDLDANYFQHIPYLEAQIAENGYDFVNAGGIHIEPIGIYSQKYKSLDELPNGAEIIMSSSVADHGRALSLLEAQGLLTLKEGIDKTTATVKDITDNPKKITFKTDIEAALLPQVYNNKEGDAVMINSNYAIDADLNPLKDSIAIEDENSPYVNVIAVRKGDEDSKAIKALVEVLHSKEIQDFILKEYEGAVVPVSE; encoded by the coding sequence ATGAAAAAGATAGTCAGTTTTGCCTTAATTCTTGTTTTAACATTTGCGCTTGCTGCCTGCGGTAATGACGATTCAAAAGGCGGGAAAGATTCAGTAGAATTAGTGGTGGGTGCCTCAAACGTACCCCATGCAGAAATACTTGAAAAAGCTCAACCTCTTCTTGAAGAAAAAGGAATCGAGCTGAAAATTGAAACGTTCCAGGATTATGTTTTACCGAACAAAGCATTAGAGCAAAAAGACTTGGATGCAAACTATTTTCAACATATTCCTTATTTAGAAGCGCAAATTGCTGAAAATGGATATGACTTTGTAAATGCCGGCGGTATTCATATCGAGCCAATCGGAATTTACTCACAAAAGTATAAGTCTCTCGACGAACTTCCAAATGGCGCTGAAATTATTATGAGCAGCTCGGTTGCTGATCATGGTCGTGCGTTATCATTGCTTGAAGCTCAAGGATTATTGACACTTAAAGAAGGCATCGATAAAACGACGGCTACTGTAAAAGATATTACAGATAATCCAAAGAAAATTACGTTCAAAACGGATATTGAAGCAGCATTATTACCTCAGGTTTATAATAATAAAGAAGGCGATGCGGTTATGATCAATTCCAATTATGCAATTGATGCAGACTTAAATCCCCTTAAAGATTCCATTGCTATCGAAGATGAAAATTCACCATATGTGAATGTGATTGCCGTAAGAAAAGGCGATGAAGACAGCAAAGCGATTAAAGCACTAGTAGAAGTATTGCATTCGAAAGAAATTCAAGATTTCATTTTAAAAGAATATGAAGGTGCGGTTGTACCTGTTTCTGAATAA
- the sufB gene encoding Fe-S cluster assembly protein SufB, with amino-acid sequence MAKKMPEIGDYKYGFADKDVSIFRSKRGLTKEIVEEISRMKSEPQWMLDFRLKSLEHFYRMPMPQWGGDLNSLNFDEITYYVKPSERSEKSWDEVPEEIKQTFDKLGIPEAEQKYLAGVSAQYESEVVYHSMKKELEDMGIVFKDTDSALRENEDLFREYFGKTIPPTDNKFAALNSAVWSGGSFIYVPKGIKVDTPLQAYFRINSENMGQFERTLIIVDEGASVHYVEGCTAPVYTTNSLHSAVVEIIIKKDAYCRYTTIQNWANNVYNLVTKRAVCDANATMEWIDGNIGSKLTMKYPAVILKGEGARGMTLSIAIAGKGQHQDAGAKMTHLAPNTSSTIVSKSISKQGGKVTYRGIVHFGRKADGARSNIECDTLIMDNLSTSDTIPYNEILNDNISLEHEAKVSKVSEEQLFYLMSRGISQQEATEMIVMGFIEPFTKELPMEYAVEMNRLIKFEMEGSIG; translated from the coding sequence ATGGCAAAGAAAATGCCTGAAATCGGTGATTATAAATATGGCTTTGCAGATAAAGATGTTTCCATATTCCGTTCGAAACGTGGATTGACTAAAGAAATCGTCGAAGAAATCTCACGTATGAAAAGTGAACCACAATGGATGTTAGATTTCCGTTTGAAATCTTTGGAGCATTTCTACAGAATGCCAATGCCACAATGGGGCGGAGACTTAAACAGCTTAAACTTTGATGAAATTACTTATTACGTGAAGCCATCTGAGAGATCAGAAAAATCATGGGATGAGGTTCCTGAAGAGATTAAGCAAACATTTGATAAATTAGGAATTCCTGAAGCTGAACAAAAGTATCTAGCTGGAGTTTCTGCTCAATATGAATCAGAAGTGGTTTACCACAGCATGAAGAAAGAACTTGAAGATATGGGAATCGTATTTAAAGATACGGATTCTGCTTTAAGAGAAAATGAAGATCTATTCCGCGAGTATTTCGGTAAAACGATTCCTCCAACAGATAATAAGTTCGCTGCATTGAACTCTGCTGTTTGGTCTGGAGGCTCGTTCATCTACGTACCTAAGGGTATTAAAGTAGATACGCCTCTTCAAGCCTATTTCCGAATTAACTCTGAGAATATGGGACAATTCGAACGTACGCTGATTATTGTAGATGAAGGCGCAAGTGTCCACTATGTAGAAGGTTGTACAGCTCCTGTTTATACAACTAACTCCCTTCATAGTGCAGTTGTTGAAATCATCATCAAGAAAGACGCATATTGCCGTTATACAACCATTCAAAACTGGGCAAATAACGTATACAACCTTGTAACTAAACGGGCTGTATGTGATGCAAATGCGACAATGGAATGGATTGATGGAAACATCGGTTCTAAACTGACAATGAAATATCCTGCTGTCATCCTTAAAGGTGAAGGTGCACGTGGTATGACGTTATCTATCGCGATTGCTGGTAAAGGCCAACATCAAGATGCAGGAGCAAAAATGACGCATCTTGCGCCAAATACGTCTTCTACAATCGTTTCAAAATCAATATCTAAACAGGGTGGTAAAGTAACATATCGTGGAATCGTCCATTTCGGACGTAAAGCTGACGGTGCCCGTTCAAATATTGAGTGTGATACGTTAATTATGGATAATCTATCAACATCTGATACGATTCCATACAATGAAATCCTGAATGACAATATTTCTCTTGAACATGAAGCTAAGGTTTCCAAAGTATCAGAAGAGCAATTGTTCTATCTGATGAGCCGCGGGATTTCTCAGCAAGAAGCAACAGAAATGATCGTAATGGGCTTTATCGAACCGTTCACAAAAGAATTGCCAATGGAATATGCAGTCGAAATGAACCGCCTAATCAAGTTTGAAATGGAAGGTTCTATCGGATAA
- a CDS encoding histidine kinase N-terminal 7TM domain-containing diguanylate cyclase has product MYLELTAFITLVCTSGVLHLCLCLYVFFKRHNYTNISYLFILYSASITIYCFASGFGLTATTLEQIKFWTVIQYIGMPLSPPLGLLFIMQYLDRKITKKLCIFLFSIPLISLAAVATNDLHHFHYRVFEVNQVLGVPYIHQEIGVWYMIHGVFTFSCMFAALLLVLSHWKDTAKVYRPQIISLIFGQFIPIVTAFIYLIGFTPPGVDPVPMVLWISSLLYFWSIGTSRMFSIMPITKSTIFNSINDGVMVLDESYRLIEYNQASKRMFSDLNNSMFGMAFDKVWIKLSGESFPHLLTHGIVTLEVELTADRSNRVYQIRTSSLVHPNYNKGVLMVFTEVMELKRLQSKLEHQAYHDELTNILNRRAFFQKCDQEFSIAKAALSPFSIILIDIDHFKNVNDAHGHIVGDQLLMHFVTACQTQINEGILFARYGGEEFVLALKGTLMEAEKLADQMRRHIETQPLLVVEGEISVTLSSGVAEASKETEETLYELLNKADEALYSAKRNGRNQVHAYTLQT; this is encoded by the coding sequence GTGTATCTAGAATTGACCGCTTTTATTACTCTTGTTTGTACTTCAGGAGTATTACATCTGTGTTTATGTCTCTATGTATTCTTTAAGCGTCATAATTATACAAATATATCTTATCTATTTATCCTTTATTCTGCTTCTATAACCATATATTGCTTTGCTTCTGGTTTTGGTTTAACGGCTACGACACTCGAGCAAATTAAATTTTGGACTGTTATTCAGTATATTGGAATGCCGCTATCACCACCCTTAGGGCTATTGTTTATCATGCAGTATTTAGATAGGAAAATCACGAAAAAGCTGTGTATATTCCTTTTTTCTATCCCTTTAATCAGTTTGGCAGCAGTTGCTACAAATGATTTGCACCATTTTCATTATCGTGTATTTGAGGTTAATCAAGTTTTAGGGGTTCCTTACATTCACCAAGAAATAGGTGTCTGGTATATGATTCACGGTGTTTTCACGTTTTCCTGTATGTTTGCAGCTTTGTTGCTTGTCCTCTCACATTGGAAAGATACAGCTAAGGTCTATCGGCCGCAAATCATCTCATTAATTTTCGGACAATTTATCCCTATTGTTACAGCATTTATTTATTTGATCGGATTCACACCCCCTGGAGTTGATCCCGTACCAATGGTCTTATGGATTTCATCTCTGTTATATTTCTGGTCGATTGGTACATCACGTATGTTTTCAATTATGCCCATTACTAAAAGTACGATATTTAATAGCATCAATGATGGTGTTATGGTGTTGGATGAGTCCTATCGATTAATTGAATATAACCAAGCAAGCAAAAGGATGTTTTCAGATTTAAATAACTCCATGTTTGGCATGGCCTTTGATAAAGTTTGGATTAAGCTGTCAGGAGAATCTTTTCCTCATCTATTAACCCACGGTATAGTCACTCTGGAAGTAGAACTAACTGCTGACCGTTCAAATCGTGTCTATCAGATCCGTACTTCATCATTGGTACATCCTAATTATAATAAAGGTGTGCTAATGGTTTTCACGGAAGTCATGGAGCTTAAAAGGCTTCAGTCCAAATTAGAACATCAAGCCTATCACGATGAACTTACCAATATTCTTAATCGTCGCGCGTTTTTTCAGAAGTGCGACCAAGAGTTTTCTATAGCAAAGGCTGCTTTATCGCCTTTCTCAATCATTTTAATCGACATTGATCATTTCAAAAATGTGAATGATGCCCATGGTCACATCGTTGGTGATCAATTACTTATGCATTTCGTAACGGCTTGTCAAACACAAATAAACGAGGGCATTTTATTTGCAAGATATGGTGGTGAGGAGTTTGTTCTGGCACTGAAAGGTACCTTGATGGAAGCAGAAAAGTTGGCTGATCAGATGCGCAGACATATAGAAACACAACCTCTACTCGTAGTCGAAGGGGAGATTTCTGTTACTTTGAGCAGTGGTGTAGCTGAGGCAAGTAAAGAAACAGAAGAAACTCTGTATGAACTTTTGAATAAGGCTGATGAAGCACTTTATTCAGCAAAGCGCAATGGACGTAATCAAGTTCATGCGTATACCCTTCAAACGTAA
- a CDS encoding methionine ABC transporter permease, whose translation MIEELLPNVDWEEMMEATYETLYMTGISIVATFILGIVLGLVLFLTSKGNIWENRPVNVVISAFVNIFRSIPFIILIVLLIPFTRAVMGSMIGENAALPALIIGAAPFYARMVEIGLREIDKGVIEASRSMGATINTIIWKVLIPESLPALISGITVTAIALVGYTAMAGVIGAGGLGNLAYLDGYQRGQNDVTLIATIIILLIVFIIQIIGDFFTTKLDKR comes from the coding sequence ATGATTGAAGAATTATTGCCTAACGTTGATTGGGAAGAAATGATGGAAGCAACATATGAAACACTTTATATGACAGGAATATCAATTGTGGCAACTTTCATATTGGGAATTGTCCTTGGTCTAGTGTTATTTTTGACGTCAAAGGGAAACATATGGGAAAATCGCCCTGTTAATGTGGTCATTAGCGCATTTGTAAATATATTCAGATCCATTCCGTTTATCATCTTAATTGTCCTTCTCATTCCATTTACCCGGGCAGTTATGGGTTCAATGATTGGTGAAAATGCAGCTCTTCCTGCGTTAATTATTGGTGCAGCTCCTTTTTATGCGAGGATGGTCGAAATAGGATTACGTGAAATTGACAAGGGTGTTATTGAAGCTTCACGGTCAATGGGGGCGACAATCAATACAATTATTTGGAAAGTGTTGATTCCGGAATCATTACCAGCCCTTATATCCGGTATCACGGTAACTGCAATTGCACTTGTTGGATATACAGCGATGGCTGGTGTAATTGGAGCAGGCGGTCTCGGAAACCTTGCTTATCTGGATGGTTATCAGCGAGGTCAAAATGATGTGACGCTAATTGCTACGATTATCATTTTATTAATTGTATTTATTATTCAAATCATTGGTGACTTTTTCACAACGAAATTAGACAAACGATAA